A single window of Actinoallomurus bryophytorum DNA harbors:
- a CDS encoding winged helix-turn-helix transcriptional regulator: MAKSERHPSAIGQALLALGDQWTLLMLQRAFLTRTRRFAGWRDQLGMSESVLAGRLKEMVAGDLLRPSPYREEGRGRTEYLLTDRALELWPMLVVIWAWEYEWIHRPDMPVLIHDACGEHAGVDVGCSACGEAPITARETEAERGQSATFAQVAVPRHHRRTVRDRVPRDPLSHFPETLELLGDRWSTAILAASFLRIRRFADLQAELGVAPSILADRLRRFTELKVLKPVDGPAGRREYRLTGKGLAFFGVFAFLVEWAQRWYTGPPDSTLLITHQGCGRPLVPFLRCRSCHERLTRSGVHFDSPDGSVRILPSPG; the protein is encoded by the coding sequence GTGGCCAAGAGCGAACGGCACCCGAGTGCGATCGGGCAGGCACTGCTGGCGCTCGGTGACCAATGGACGCTGCTGATGCTCCAGCGGGCGTTCCTCACCCGCACGCGCCGCTTCGCGGGCTGGCGCGACCAGCTCGGCATGTCCGAGTCCGTGCTGGCCGGCCGCCTCAAGGAGATGGTCGCCGGTGACCTGCTGCGCCCCAGCCCGTACCGCGAGGAGGGCCGCGGCCGCACCGAGTACCTCCTGACGGACCGCGCGCTCGAGCTGTGGCCGATGCTGGTGGTGATCTGGGCCTGGGAGTACGAATGGATTCACCGCCCGGACATGCCGGTGCTGATCCACGACGCGTGCGGTGAGCACGCCGGCGTCGATGTCGGCTGCTCGGCGTGCGGCGAGGCTCCGATCACCGCGCGCGAGACCGAGGCCGAGCGCGGGCAGAGCGCCACGTTCGCGCAGGTCGCCGTCCCGCGCCATCACCGCCGGACGGTACGCGACCGGGTCCCCCGCGACCCGCTGTCGCACTTTCCCGAGACCTTGGAGCTGCTGGGCGACCGGTGGAGCACGGCGATCCTGGCGGCGTCGTTCCTGCGGATCCGGAGGTTCGCGGACCTGCAGGCCGAGCTGGGCGTGGCACCGTCGATCCTGGCGGACCGGCTCCGGCGGTTCACCGAGCTGAAGGTGCTCAAGCCGGTCGACGGACCGGCCGGTCGCCGCGAGTACCGGCTGACCGGCAAGGGCCTGGCGTTCTTCGGCGTCTTCGCGTTCCTCGTCGAGTGGGCACAGCGCTGGTACACCGGGCCGCCGGACAGCACGCTGCTCATCACCCACCAGGGCTGCGGCAGGCCGCTGGTCCCGTTCCTCCGCTGCCGCTCCTGCCATGAGCGCCTCACCAGGTCCGGCGTCCACTTCGACAGCCCCGACGGCTCCGTGCGCATCCTCCCTTCGCCCGGTTAG